A window of Salvia splendens isolate huo1 chromosome 8, SspV2, whole genome shotgun sequence genomic DNA:
TCGTTTAGTACtgaaaaaataatgaatgaaTTATAGGTAAATGGGGAAAGGAGGCATGACGAGTTTTGTGATATATTGCGCTTACGCATGGGCAGTGTTGACCATCACTCTGAAGATGATCAGCTTATTGCTCTCTGTTTAGCATCAAAGTTGGAGTCTCACCACATTCAATAATAACCTTTCTTTGTTCGATTGCTCAAGATCATTTTCCAATATTATTGGAAATCGATTTTGTAGAAGCCTAGCAGGGAAATATAAAAACTCATAACCATAGATTGAATGTCACATTATCTTGGGATTAATTATCAGACATTGTCTATTCAATTGAATAGTATTCATGAGACTCAATTTATTCATAACTATTTATCAGACATTGTTGTCTATTTGATGAAACAACTTCCATAAAACTCAATTTTATCTCATCCATCAACCCAATACCAATACCGATACCGATGTTTGGTTAATAGTTcattacatatataattaaatagattatattttttgtttaaccTTAAAACATCTTTAGTAGGAGTGataaatacttcctccgtcctaaaaaagatatactctctccgtccaaataaatatgaaacgtttgcttttcagcacaagattttatgtaatagtattgttttgtgagtaaaGAATATAGAGTacagtaagagagaggaaacgTAGATATaaagttatttctattttaggaaacgtttcattttcaaTGGGACAACacaaaaatgatatttatattttccaaacgaaccgaaccaaaaaaccgaaaaaactgatccgaatttcaaaatttctgtttggttcggtttggatattcggttttttaagaatttggtggagtgtgtaataattgaagtgggATAGTGATTGTTGGAGTGTGTGGGGTAGTGGAAAGTAAgacattttttactttttgtatgtttaagattttgttttgttttatttttatgaaagtaatgacATTTGGGTGTAAATTTGATGAATAATGAGGTTAgattttatgtccaaatatggtagattctaaatgtgactcttaaactgggacagACTTAAATGACAAgtattttacaattttggtcCGGCCTCCAAAATTagacaaaatttaaatatgaaaagtttttaacaatatattaatatggaccccacaatccactaatattatttttagtacCTCTTTACTCTCTATGTTACTTTTTTTCATCTAtgtcatactttaccaattgcatattaaaattcgtgtcatttAAAAGTTTGTCCATATTTTTAGGACGGGAGGAGTATTAGTTAATATTCATTGTATTATAagcaatttatatttttaagatattattataaaagtaatattgatagaagaaaatatcaaaacCTTAAATTATTGTGCTACATTGGTTAATTAAAATAACTTAAGGTACCTAAATAGAATTTACGTCAGGGGGGAAGAAAAGGACCGAACTGCAAAACTCTTCCCTCTTCTTCTTGTATTAAGCGGAAATTATCCACACCAAATAtctaaaaaaattcatatcTTGCCGAGAAATTCCGACAGCACTCGCACTCGCACTCGCAAAGCCGGAGCTATTTCTGGGTGCGTCAGTGTGTGTTGTATGTGTGTGGGTGTAAAGCTGAGGAAAAAATTTAAGCGAAGCTATGAGAGTGTTGGAAGACTAAAGCAAAAATGCCTCAAACAATAATGTTTTTGAAGCCCTTCATTTCTGCTCCATCAGCTTCAATTTGGAGGTATGCCTGCTCCTACTAAGCTCCTTTTATGTTCCTgggttttgtgtgtgtgtgtgtgtgtgtgtgtgtaatttCAAAGTTGGtatttttatgtttatgtttctcCATGATTAAGCTGTGAATTTGTAAAATTGAATTGAGAATTGAATTTTAGGGAAATTTAAATCCTTGTTAGTGTGAAtgttaaaaataagaaatttttGTACAATGAGGTTGAGGCAAGGGTCAGATTTTCAGATATGATTGCATATTTATGTCTATCTTTGTGTGTCTGTAGGCGGTGGTTAGGGTTTGGGGTTTAGGGGAGTTTTCatcatttcatttaattaaaagCATGGTGTATGGGTTTCCAGCGAATCGATTGGCAGCAAGAATGGCGTTGATGCTAATATTAAGATATGTAAGAGGGCCGAGGTGGTTTGCTTTGGAATGTTGGCACCGCGAAAGTTCATGCAGAGGAGGAGGAAAGTCGAGGTTTTCAAGGATGCTGCGGATGAGGCGGACCAGAGGAGCTGGAGGAAGTTGATGCTTGAAATTGAGGAAGCTGACTCTGCCGTTGAGGTGCTCAAGAGCCGGAGAGTTAAGAACCAGGCTCTGCCTAAAGACGTCGTGGTTGGGACGCTAGTCAGATTTAAGCAGCTCAAGAGATGGAACCTTGTTAGTGAGGTATACAAGTGTCATCCCTACATCTCGAGTTTTCTTGGTTATTTTCATGTACACCAAACAATATCTTGATTACAGTCTGTGTGTGAAATTGCTCGTTGAATATCTTTGGCTCATTTTTTTGTTCTCGTTTTCTCAAGATACTCGAATGGCTGCGAACTCAGCATTGGTGGGATTTCAAGGAGATGGACTTTCTTATGCTTATTACAGCCTATGGAAAACTCGGGAACTTCACTAAAGCCGAGAGGATCATGAATTACATGATAAAAAATGGTTATCCGCCTCACGTTGTATCCTACACTGCTCTTATGGAAGCGTACGGGAAAGGAGGTCAATACAGTCAGGCAGAAGCAGTTTTTCGTAGAATGCAATCCTCAGGCCCCGAACCATCTGCAGTGACATATCAAATAATTCTTAAAACATTTGTGGCGGTATGGAATCCTGTCACTTTTGATGATTTCTTATAGTATCTGTCTTATTTTAGAATTAGAACACTGAAGTTCTTTCGTCTTTGGCTATTTCAGGCTAACAGATTTAAAGAAGCCGAAGAAATCTTTGAAACCCTACTCGATGAAAAGATTTCACCTCTGAAACCGGACCAGAAAATGTTCCACATGATGATTTACATGTACAAGAAAGCAGGGGAGTTTGACAAAGCTCGTAAACTATTTGCATTGATGACTGAGAGAGGAGTCGAGCAAAATACAGTGACTTATAACAGCTTGATGTCGTTTGAAACCAACTACAAAGAGGTTGCCAATATCTTCGACCAGGTATATTAACAAACTACTAAAACCATTTATGTAGATGATTGTCTAAATTATATTGTTCTTTAGTCTTTGCTCTCACCTTTATAGAATTTATACCAAATTGCTTATATGTTGATGGAGTTTCTCAATTTTCtgttattatgtttttatttttatctttgcTGCTAATTTTCGTTGTGCTAATTATCTGTGGAAGATATCATTTGAAATTACCTACTTCCTAGTGGTGTATTTTCCTTGAATTGCTATTTCCCAAGATATATCAACTGAATCATCTTTGTGATTTTAGATGCAAAGGTCGATTTATCGACCTGATGTTGTGAGCTATGCTCTTCTCATTAATGCATATGGAAAAGctagaagagaagaagaagctaTAGCTGTGTTTGAAGAGATGCTTGATGCTGGCGTGAGGTGCGGTTCCCTTTGTTTATGCTCGTTCTAATATTGCGTGCATCATCGTTCCAAAGCAATAATATGTGCTGCATTATCTATGAAATGTCGCTGCATATCTTGGTCCGACTTTCAATTTCATAGTCGTGTGAACATTGCAAATTCGGGGTATTGCCTAGATTGGTTTATTCCTTTTTCTCACACGAGCTATGGatgcttttcttttttctagGCCGACGCAGAAAGCATACAACATCTTGCTAGATGCATTTGCGATATCTGGGATGGTAGAGCAAGCACGAGTCGTCTTCAAGAGCATGAGACGGGACAGGTACATAGAGCCTTCTTTTAAATCGTATGCCAATTTCTCGTACTTCCCTTGTGATTAAATGGGATATTCTTCGTATACTGCTTGGTGATTGTGTTTCCTGTGTTACTTGGCTACATGCACCTCGATAAACGAGGAACTAGGGGGGAAATGCAACGCTAACCTTTTAGACATTCGGTTTTTATGACTCTTGTTTGTGCGTGCTGCAGATGCACTCCCGATCTCTGCTCTTACACGACTATGCTCTCGGCCTATGTTAATGCATCTGATATGGATGGTGCTGAGAAATTCTTTAAAAGGATAAAGCAAGACGGGTTCGAGCCGAACGTTGTCACCCACGGTACTCTCATCAACGGGTACGCTAAAGCAAACGATCTCGAGAAGATGATGGAGAAGTACGAGAGCATGCGCCTTGAAGGAATCAAAGCCAATGTGACCATATTCACTTCCATCATGGACGCTTTCGGGAGGAACAAGGATTTTGGCAGTGCTGTGATTTGGTATAGCGAGATGGTGTCGAGTGGCGTAACGCCCGACCAGAAGGCCAAGAACGTACTCTTGTCTCTGGCGAAAACACCGGAAGAACAGCTCGAAGCTACACAACTCGTGGAGAATCCTTCTTCAGGTCGACTCTCGAATGGAATCGCAAGCAACAAAGTCGAGAACATGGACGATAGCGAAGACGAAGATGAAGACGAGGGTAAAGTATTGGATGATGAATTCGATGAGTTGACAATTAGCAGCAATGATCAATTAGTAGAAGCTCATGCTTTGTGAAGATTGTCATAAAATTTTGGatgattttggttttggttgaTGCTATATAgtgttgataatttttattccgATAATTTGTTCTCtataaaaaaatggaatttgaaaatatatacaCAGCCAATGCAAAAGTTTCAAACTCTTCTaatgctccctccgtcctaatttaggagtgcaatttagttaggacacgagttttaagaaatggttggagtgtgtaataattaaaatgaggtagtggttgttggaatgtataataattgaagtgatgTAGGGAAAAGTGAGACtcttttgactttttgtatgtaaatgtgtttctttttgtattatttttatgaaaataatgatatttgagtgtaaatttcatcaataataaaattaaattttatgtctACCAAATGAGACTCTCTTAAACTGAGACGGAGGGAATAACACGTTTTCAGAAATATGAAGTTCTACAACATTTTAACAGTGACAGCAAATCCAAAAAGAGGATTTCCTCTCCACCTTCCTACAAATTTTCACAGCAGAAACTAAAAATTCAAATACCTTATAGCAACAACAAAAGtctactctttttttttctcgtcACAAATTGCGATGGATGTTCTTAAAATTAGTTTAAGAGTAGCCTAACAACAGAAGGATTCATCATAAAATATACATGCAGCAACATTACATACCACTGGAAAAGGAAATCAAGAGGCAGACGGGATGTAGTGTTACATCCGTCAGTATTCGAGAGATCCTACGGACGGTATGCAGTTTAAGTTACTTCTGGAGTCCTTCCGGCTCACGTAGTCATCGCAGCTGTTGCTGGTGGTGGAGAGACACAGATTTTGGGTCGAATTTGGAAGATCAAGGCCGTCTTTGCCCATTTGCTGCACTTCAAGAGACGACAGAATCTTGATGTACCACACGCTGTTCACGAATTCCCTGTGATGTGATCGAGTAGATCAAGAAACACGAAAATGTAGAACGTAAAAAGCTCCATAGAATGAGATCTCGAGGTGGTATAGTGGTGGAGTGTTTAAAATGTGACACCAATGTGTTCCAGGACAAGCGCATAGCGGGAGGTTTTCCTAATGCGGTTAATATCTCCCTATGTGATTTTCGGACTAGTACAGACAAGCGACACATGCTTTTCGATGAGAAGTGACTAAAATGTGACACGGATCAAATGCGAACGTACTTATCATATGATGAATGAAGCAGTGGGGGACAAGAGATGGTTACTTACTGCCAAGGATCATCGCCGAGGAGAAGAATATCATTCTCTCGGTCAACGAATACAAGCTGCCAGCCTGATCTCTGAGGATCTTCCAACAGGCCCTCGAGTCCAAACATGCGACCAAGCTCGCTCCGCAGCTCTGAGTAGCTGCTGAATTTGGAGATATCCAGTGACCGTCCAAAAGATCCCGACTTATGAACCTGCAGCAAACAAATCctcaaaatcagaaaacaattgGATCACCGTGATTTTGATAAAACAACAATGTGAACCTCACACAGTTTACCTTCACAAAGGCTCTCGATGTTGGATTTGTTTGGTCCGCGTTTTCCGAGGACTGCATGTAACCCGACTCGTCTACACAACTGGAGGTAGTCATGTCCGAGTTGAGAGGAAAATCGGGGCCTGCACCACTTGGAAATGTGGGGGTCGTCGCATACGGCATCGACAACGATTCGTTCTGGTTGCTTTTGTTTCTAAGGTTCGACATACCAGACAGCATATTAGCCGATGAATCCGTACCAACACCGAACATCAAATTGTAGTGAGAATGCGCCATGCCATTTATACCCGGATGTGCTTTACCATTAAACGGTAGAAGCAGAGCTGAAAGGTCCGAGACCTTAGAATTAGGCATCACCAGCTCTTCTGGATGGGGCACTCCGAATTGTGAAACCCTGGAAGGAAGCTGTGGGTCTAACGCTACACGTTTTGACGAGGAATGGGAGACGAGAGGATGAGGTCCGTTCAAGTTCACATGCGGGGACATTCCTTCACTGGAAAATGAGCTTAAAATGCTTTGCATTGAAGAGTTGTTTGACGAAGCCATATGGTTCCCGATGAGGTCGGAAAAGTTCTGTAGCTGGCTCGTCGACGACAAGACCTGCACGGGCGTGAACTGAGACTCGGAAGCCGATCCTATCTGCAAGGTAGTCGGAATAGATTTTTTCATCAGCTGATCGTGAAATTGTGGAttcagctgctgctgctgaagATGATTGATAAACGACTGACGGCCCTGCGATTGCTGATGCAACATCTGAGCCTGAGAAACAACGTTGTTCTCCGGAAGGTTCTGCAGGAAGTTCGGTTGAGAATGAGGCTGTTGCAGCATGTGATTCTGCAACAGTGATGCAGAAACGTTAGGGGCGCTCTGCTGGAACTGCAGGAAGGACTGATTGGAGAGTTTCAAGGGATCCAACGACCCCGCGTCCTGCATTGCGCCAGCTGCCATCACTTGGTAAATATCGGGTTGTAAACAGAGCATCGAAGGGTCTAGCCTCGGTTGCATCCAAGGGGATACACCCTGAAACTGAAGGCCTTGATCTCCGACACCCGCACGAAGCCACGCCATTGGAGAATTCATCCCCATATCGCCATCTTTAAGACCTGAAGGACGAATCATGATAGGATCAGAACAATGTCCGGTTGAAGGAGAAGGAAGCCATATAATTTCAAGCTTTTCAATAAACAAGACCAGGAAATGATGGCAATCCAGATGGCCACGGTCGCTTCAATCTGAGTGAGAATGGAGATGGGTACATGGGAAAAGTCGTTAGTGGTTCAATCTCCCACAAGGACACTCTGGGTTGCCTCTCCCCTGCAGTCGACTCGTCCCATCCGATCTGAAAGAAAATACAAGACATCTCAACtccaaatttttttatcaaatttaaacTGATAATTAGATCAGAGTAGCTTAGCTACAACAACATAAGACATGTTCATACCTTCACAGAGCGCCAATGCGAGCTCGGCCAACGAACCGGATCCAAATCACTGACTCCCGTAATTGTACCCATATACCTGACATCCCGAATTCTCGAAATATATATAAGCAGacaaatacaaaataataaaagaaatctGCATAATGGGAGAGACTGGGGGGAGGACAAAAAGACGTACCTGCGGACGCTTGATTCTTCAGTTTCGAAAAGCATCCTAAAGCGCATACCGACAGAAACTCTCGTATGATAAACTGCTTTGGCATATTTTGCAAGAGGTATCACAAACTCCGATGGACAAGCCCTGAAATTTGTAAACCCGGGAATTCGAAGATTAAATATTGCCTAATGAGGGGTAAGCACTTGCATAAATTTACCTGGGATTATAGAAGATGGTGAACCGGCTATTTGTCGCCGCAGCATGGGCAGCAGCAGCAAGAAGCCCAATGTGCATACTATCACTTGAGAGCACTGACGAAGGCATGACAGTTTGAGATCTATTTGCACGCCGAATCCCCAAGAATAATTGGTTGTTTTCATTCCTAAGAGTGTCAAAAAGAGATGTGACCGCTGAAAATATCAGAAAGGCACATCTAGTCCACAAcgtataaaatttttaaaatatgaccAAATGCTCGAATGACAAAGCATAAAGAACTAAAGCTGCATACCAGATGAAAATAACAGAATCTCCAGCAACAAGTCTCTTTGCACTCACGAACACACTCCAACCTGTTGTTAGGAGATGCCTCTTCGGCTGACCTGGATAAGATGAGATTGCAGCTTCATAAATCATAAGTAGGTCGTAACAATAATCACCACAGGCCGAGTCAATAACTACAAATAATACTATGAGAGGACAAATATCTTCAAACGAGTTATTTATGTAATACGATAATCACCCCGAAATATATGCCTAAACTTCCACTCGTTGCCGTGAAGATCCTTCGCGATTAATTCTTGAGCCGGAGGGGTTTGAGAGTAGTCCTAAACACACATTAAATACACAGTTACAAATATAGAAATCACGACTTCCCAAATACTAGTAAACAAAGTACAGATAAACTTACAAGAGGAGGAAAAACTTTCTCAGCTGCTCGACGAGGGACAGAAAATCCTCCATGAGTGCTGGTGTCACTAGCAGTCAAAGTCTTACAGAAGTAATTTGTTGGCTGTTTGCTTGGAGTGCCAAGCTCTGACGGTAGTAGGCATATGTCCTTCTGCTCTTGCTAAAGAAATAGAAAACgagtaattaacaaaataacGAGATCAAGAACATGATTATAAATaagtaaaaagtaaattacAGGGGTAAGTGGCTGCAAAGTCATTTGAGCGTGGACTTCATCTGTTTCAACATCTGCCTGTAGTAtcgaaaatcaaaattttaagatCCGAACTTCCAataagatttaaaaacaatataaaatccTACAACAATGGTATAGCACACAACTTACATGCATGGTAACATTATGAAGTTGGCATATTAGCTGTGGCTGCAAGCCAGGATAGTTAGGGATAGCACCGTCTACTACCTTGTTCGTAGAGGCGGAAACCTGGATAATACTACCAAAATGTTACAGAGCATTTAACACAACCTCCGATAGCTTAGTGTTAGACACTTGGACCAACATCATCACGACTCCAATATATATCAAGATACCGGACAATAATTCTTCAAGAAACCGAATCTATAAAAGTTCTATTTCAGGAGATCCCAAATTCCCAATTAATGTTTTCCAGTATCGCGTTAGCTTCTAACAAGATGACAAAGTAACAACTAACAAGATGCAAGCACACATCCACAGTCCACAAATGCAAATATCGAGTAATTATAGAATCTCCAGGCATAAAGCTACCACCCTAAGGTTACTACAGAGGCCTGCAAGAACCTATCATCATAAAATTAACAGAGTTAACATCACATAGATCTTGGGTTATGCAACTAACAAAATAACGAGGCCATTGTTCACCAATCACTTGGAAAAAAAAGGAGGAAGGTGAAAAAAATACGCACCAATTCACTACCTAAGCAGCTCAAAGTGACGGAGTTTGAAGCCCAACTCAGTCTAAAACCCTTGAATTCATTGTTTCACAACTCTAAACCGACATTACGCATCACACTAACACACATGAGCTATCAGCTTCTCTATATAGAGAATTTACTTAAATTTCCAGACTACATTATTTATAAGCTGCAAGCATAGAAACATCATATAAATCGAAAAATAGCAATGCATTAATCCAGCTAATGACAATCAATACCCTGAAGCACGATAAATATCCACAAACAAATCAAGGATGCTTAAACTGAAATTCTTCACAAGACCTGCTCGCTATGGCCTTGAGGGAAATAAACCACCCTGCTCCCGAGCTGGGGAAGCGAAACCAGTGGTCCGGCACAGGCGTGCCAGAGCTCCGAATTCAAGCATTTCTTTTCCCCTGCCAACGCAAACAGAAAAAATGAGCTGAAATAAATCATTCCAGTGAAATATACAGCAAACCCAGTGTGAATTAAAGCGAATAATAGAG
This region includes:
- the LOC121744604 gene encoding auxin response factor 6-like — encoded protein: MRLSSSSSSTSTAFNAQAEEGEKKCLNSELWHACAGPLVSLPQLGSRVVYFPQGHSEQVSASTNKVVDGAIPNYPGLQPQLICQLHNVTMHADVETDEVHAQMTLQPLTPQEQKDICLLPSELGTPSKQPTNYFCKTLTASDTSTHGGFSVPRRAAEKVFPPLDYSQTPPAQELIAKDLHGNEWKFRHIFRGQPKRHLLTTGWSVFVSAKRLVAGDSVIFIWNENNQLFLGIRRANRSQTVMPSSVLSSDSMHIGLLAAAAHAAATNSRFTIFYNPRACPSEFVIPLAKYAKAVYHTRVSVGMRFRMLFETEESSVRRYMGTITGVSDLDPVRWPSSHWRSVKIGWDESTAGERQPRVSLWEIEPLTTFPMYPSPFSLRLKRPWPSGLPSFPGLKDGDMGMNSPMAWLRAGVGDQGLQFQGVSPWMQPRLDPSMLCLQPDIYQVMAAGAMQDAGSLDPLKLSNQSFLQFQQSAPNVSASLLQNHMLQQPHSQPNFLQNLPENNVVSQAQMLHQQSQGRQSFINHLQQQQLNPQFHDQLMKKSIPTTLQIGSASESQFTPVQVLSSTSQLQNFSDLIGNHMASSNNSSMQSILSSFSSEGMSPHVNLNGPHPLVSHSSSKRVALDPQLPSRVSQFGVPHPEELVMPNSKVSDLSALLLPFNGKAHPGINGMAHSHYNLMFGVGTDSSANMLSGMSNLRNKSNQNESLSMPYATTPTFPSGAGPDFPLNSDMTTSSCVDESGYMQSSENADQTNPTSRAFVKVHKSGSFGRSLDISKFSSYSELRSELGRMFGLEGLLEDPQRSGWQLVFVDRENDILLLGDDPWQEFVNSVWYIKILSSLEVQQMGKDGLDLPNSTQNLCLSTTSNSCDDYVSRKDSRSNLNCIPSVGSLEY
- the LOC121745222 gene encoding pentatricopeptide repeat-containing protein At3g59040-like, whose amino-acid sequence is MPQTIMFLKPFISAPSASIWSESIGSKNGVDANIKICKRAEVVCFGMLAPRKFMQRRRKVEVFKDAADEADQRSWRKLMLEIEEADSAVEVLKSRRVKNQALPKDVVVGTLVRFKQLKRWNLVSEILEWLRTQHWWDFKEMDFLMLITAYGKLGNFTKAERIMNYMIKNGYPPHVVSYTALMEAYGKGGQYSQAEAVFRRMQSSGPEPSAVTYQIILKTFVAANRFKEAEEIFETLLDEKISPLKPDQKMFHMMIYMYKKAGEFDKARKLFALMTERGVEQNTVTYNSLMSFETNYKEVANIFDQMQRSIYRPDVVSYALLINAYGKARREEEAIAVFEEMLDAGVRPTQKAYNILLDAFAISGMVEQARVVFKSMRRDRCTPDLCSYTTMLSAYVNASDMDGAEKFFKRIKQDGFEPNVVTHGTLINGYAKANDLEKMMEKYESMRLEGIKANVTIFTSIMDAFGRNKDFGSAVIWYSEMVSSGVTPDQKAKNVLLSLAKTPEEQLEATQLVENPSSGRLSNGIASNKVENMDDSEDEDEDEGKVLDDEFDELTISSNDQLVEAHAL